In one Pseudomonas sp. 31-12 genomic region, the following are encoded:
- a CDS encoding sensor histidine kinase encodes MSALWRINLWVCGLFALVTLACMGLLVHQALADVERELQSAEAVVEYLSESAERDPASLQPRLTGSLRHVRVRWLEPGEAARLPVQDGLDGWLGRLLFAEARHSARVLDLRDGRRVQIAVDPRDEIDEVWDSLQQLLGLCGLALILSLLTIRWAVRRGMGLLDELLRALQQVSGGQLKVRLRAEGVPEARQLAVHFNRMTEALEQARADNTHLTRTLLAVQEQERTHLAQTLHDDLGQYLAGIRAQACLLRLVADQPVVVERTVRELEHNCEHLQQGFRALVHDLYPVVLHHLPLAEALGLLVEQWQARQGIDCQLRVSAQLPALSASNKTHLYRLLQESLTNIARHADATQVRVRLQHRGAHLRLLIRDNGRGAAQPQRPGVGLYSMFERARSLGGELRIISHPGAGWALALSMPLEAT; translated from the coding sequence GTGTCGGCCCTGTGGCGGATCAACCTTTGGGTGTGCGGATTGTTCGCCCTGGTCACGCTGGCGTGCATGGGTTTGCTGGTGCACCAGGCCCTGGCGGACGTGGAGCGTGAGCTGCAATCCGCCGAAGCGGTGGTCGAATATTTGAGCGAATCCGCCGAGCGTGATCCCGCCAGTTTGCAGCCACGGTTGACCGGTAGCCTGCGGCATGTGCGGGTGCGCTGGCTGGAACCCGGCGAAGCGGCACGGCTGCCGGTTCAGGACGGGCTCGATGGGTGGCTCGGGCGTCTGTTGTTCGCCGAAGCCCGGCACAGTGCGCGGGTCCTGGATTTGCGCGATGGCCGGCGCGTACAGATCGCAGTCGATCCCCGGGATGAGATCGACGAAGTCTGGGATTCATTGCAGCAATTGCTGGGCCTGTGTGGCCTCGCCTTGATCTTGAGTCTGCTCACCATCCGCTGGGCTGTACGCCGAGGCATGGGTTTGCTCGATGAATTGCTGCGCGCGTTGCAGCAAGTCTCGGGTGGCCAGCTCAAGGTGCGATTGCGCGCGGAAGGCGTACCGGAGGCTCGGCAACTGGCGGTGCATTTCAATCGCATGACGGAGGCGTTGGAACAGGCCCGCGCCGACAATACGCATCTGACCCGGACGCTGTTGGCGGTGCAGGAACAGGAGCGCACTCATCTGGCGCAGACCCTGCACGATGATCTCGGCCAGTACCTGGCCGGCATACGCGCACAGGCCTGTCTGTTGCGGCTGGTGGCGGATCAACCCGTGGTAGTCGAACGCACGGTGCGCGAGCTGGAACACAATTGCGAACACCTGCAGCAGGGCTTTCGGGCGCTGGTGCACGACCTCTATCCGGTGGTGTTGCACCACTTGCCGCTGGCGGAAGCCCTCGGCTTGCTGGTGGAGCAATGGCAGGCGCGCCAGGGCATCGATTGCCAGTTGCGGGTCAGCGCGCAGTTGCCGGCGTTGTCCGCGTCGAACAAAACCCATCTCTATCGCCTGTTGCAGGAGTCGCTGACCAATATCGCCCGGCACGCCGACGCGACTCAGGTTCGGGTTCGCCTGCAACATCGCGGTGCGCATCTGCGCTTGTTGATCCGCGATAACGGACGCGGCGCAGCGCAGCCACAGCGGCCCGGCGTCGGTTTGTATTCGATGTTCGAACGCGCCCGCAGCCTCGGCGGCGAATTGCGGATCATCAGCCACCCCGGCGCCGGCTGGGCGCTGGCCTTGAGCATGCCTTTGGAGGCGACATGA
- a CDS encoding YVTN family beta-propeller repeat protein has translation MRRTLLSCALLLAAGHVAASTAWVSNEKDNSLSLIDLQTLQVTDTLPVGQRPRGLLLSHDNKLLYICASDSDRVQVMDVATRKIIKELPSGKDPEQFALHPNNRWLYVSNEDDALVTVIDTETSKVLSQINVGVEPEGMAVSPDGKWAVNTSETTNMLHWIDTSTQTLADSTLVDQRPRFVEFAPDGSKLWASAEIGGTVTILDVATRQVLKTLTFQIKGVHPDKVQPVGIKLSADGKYGFVALGPANHVAVVDAKTFEVLDYLLVGRRVWQMSFTPDQKQLLATNGVSGDVSVIDVDNLKVTKSVKVGRYPWGVVVTP, from the coding sequence ATGCGCCGCACCCTGCTTTCTTGCGCCCTGCTGCTCGCCGCCGGGCACGTCGCGGCCAGCACCGCCTGGGTCTCCAACGAAAAAGACAACAGCCTGAGCCTGATCGACCTGCAGACCCTGCAAGTCACCGACACCCTGCCCGTCGGCCAGCGCCCGCGCGGTTTGCTGCTGTCCCACGACAACAAGCTGCTGTACATCTGCGCCAGCGACTCGGATCGGGTCCAGGTGATGGACGTTGCCACGCGCAAGATCATCAAGGAGTTGCCCTCGGGCAAAGACCCCGAGCAGTTCGCCCTGCACCCTAACAATCGCTGGCTCTACGTCTCCAACGAAGACGATGCGCTGGTCACCGTGATCGACACCGAAACCTCCAAGGTCTTGAGCCAGATCAACGTCGGCGTCGAACCCGAAGGCATGGCCGTCAGCCCCGACGGCAAGTGGGCGGTGAACACCAGCGAAACCACCAACATGCTGCACTGGATCGACACCAGCACCCAGACCCTGGCCGACAGCACGCTGGTGGATCAGCGACCGCGTTTCGTCGAGTTCGCCCCTGATGGTTCCAAGCTCTGGGCCTCGGCGGAGATCGGCGGCACGGTGACCATTCTCGATGTCGCCACCCGGCAGGTCCTCAAGACCTTGACCTTCCAGATCAAGGGCGTGCACCCAGACAAGGTCCAGCCTGTGGGCATCAAGCTCAGCGCCGACGGCAAGTACGGTTTCGTCGCGCTCGGTCCGGCCAACCATGTGGCGGTGGTCGATGCCAAGACCTTTGAAGTGCTTGATTACCTGCTGGTCGGCCGCCGCGTGTGGCAGATGTCGTTTACCCCGGATCAGAAGCAACTGCTGGCCACCAACGGCGTCAGCGGCGATGTGTCGGTGATTGATGTCGACAACCTCAAGGTGACCAAATCGGTGAAGGTCGGACGCTATCCGTGGGGCGTGGTGGTGACGCCATGA
- a CDS encoding ABC transporter ATP-binding protein has product MNALEVSELSFAYGAREALRQVSFNLAPGRFAALLGPNGAGKSTLIALLTRLYDVQRGDIRVGGCSLRNAARPALKQLGVVFQQSTLDLDLSVEQNLRYHAALHGMSRRQTGLRVDAELARQALTERRRERVRELNGGHRRRVEIARALLHEPRLLLLDEASVGLDPASRLALNQHIRGLCREQNISVLWTTHLLDEVQPSDDLLILHQGRLVASGQAEALSQEHGGDLGSAFTRLTTSGAAR; this is encoded by the coding sequence ATGAACGCACTGGAAGTCAGCGAGCTGAGTTTTGCCTATGGCGCGCGGGAGGCATTGCGGCAGGTGAGTTTCAACCTGGCGCCGGGGCGTTTCGCGGCGCTGCTGGGGCCCAATGGCGCGGGAAAATCCACGCTGATTGCGTTGTTGACCCGGCTCTATGATGTGCAGCGCGGTGACATCCGGGTCGGCGGTTGTTCGTTGCGCAATGCGGCGCGCCCGGCACTCAAGCAATTGGGCGTGGTGTTCCAGCAAAGCACGCTGGACCTGGACCTCAGCGTCGAGCAGAACCTACGCTATCACGCCGCGTTGCATGGCATGTCCCGGCGCCAGACCGGTCTGCGGGTCGACGCCGAACTGGCGCGCCAGGCCTTGACCGAACGCCGTCGCGAGCGGGTGCGTGAACTCAATGGCGGTCACCGTCGCCGGGTGGAAATCGCCCGCGCCTTGTTGCATGAGCCACGCCTGTTGTTGCTCGACGAGGCCAGTGTCGGCCTCGATCCGGCCAGCCGTCTGGCGCTCAATCAACATATTCGCGGCCTTTGCCGCGAGCAGAACATCAGCGTGCTCTGGACCACCCATTTGCTGGATGAAGTGCAGCCCAGCGATGACTTGCTGATTCTCCATCAAGGACGCTTGGTCGCCAGCGGTCAGGCTGAGGCCTTGAGCCAGGAACATGGTGGCGACCTTGGTTCGGCCTTCACCCGCCTGACCACATCAGGAGCCGCCAGATGA
- a CDS encoding ABC transporter permease, protein MNAYWQCFSGIVLREWLRFVLQRTRFLSALVRPLLWLLVFAAGFRAALGIAIIEPYDTYIPYEVYIIPGLACMILLFNGMQGSLSMVYDREMGSMRVLLTSPLPRTFLLCSKLLATSLISLLQVYAFLAIAWVYGVQPPAMGLLIALPALLLVALMLSALGLLLSNAIRQLENFAGVMNFVIFPLFFMSSALYPLWKMRESSEWLYWLCALNPFTHAVELVRFALYERFNPLALAVCVGLTLVFALLAVLTFNPQHAALRKTS, encoded by the coding sequence ATGAATGCTTATTGGCAATGCTTCAGCGGCATCGTGCTGCGTGAATGGCTGCGTTTTGTGCTGCAACGCACGCGGTTTCTCAGTGCGCTGGTGCGGCCGTTGTTGTGGTTGCTGGTGTTCGCCGCCGGGTTTCGCGCAGCGCTGGGGATCGCGATCATCGAGCCCTACGACACTTACATTCCTTATGAGGTCTACATCATCCCTGGCCTTGCTTGCATGATCCTGCTGTTCAACGGCATGCAAGGTTCGTTGTCGATGGTCTACGACCGGGAGATGGGCAGCATGCGCGTGCTGCTGACCAGCCCCCTGCCCCGGACTTTCCTGCTGTGCAGCAAGTTGTTGGCCACGTCGCTGATTTCGTTGTTGCAGGTGTATGCCTTCCTGGCGATTGCCTGGGTGTATGGCGTGCAGCCGCCGGCCATGGGGTTGCTGATCGCCTTGCCGGCGTTGCTACTGGTGGCGTTGATGCTCAGCGCCTTGGGTCTGCTGCTGTCCAATGCGATCCGCCAATTGGAGAACTTTGCCGGGGTGATGAATTTCGTGATCTTCCCGCTGTTTTTTATGTCATCGGCGTTGTATCCGCTGTGGAAAATGCGCGAGTCCAGCGAGTGGTTGTACTGGCTGTGCGCATTGAACCCGTTTACCCACGCAGTGGAGCTGGTGCGGTTTGCCTTGTATGAGCGCTTCAATCCGCTGGCGCTGGCAGTGTGCGTGGGGCTGACCCTGGTATTCGCCCTGCTGGCCGTACTCACCTTCAACCCACAACACGCCGCCCTGCGCAAAACCAGCTAA
- a CDS encoding ABC transporter substrate-binding protein has product MRQLAPYALIYLLAIACAAGLATQSQAADAPLQVQIGYLGFRPDPGPLLSNVIPDPVDAGLRGAELAITDSNSTGRFLNQSYSLVSVNADSADALIAAAKAQHAQGLRLFVVNAPVESLRRLSAVLPDSLLFNAGSPDDSLRTTDCLPNVLHSLPSRAMLADALAQFLVVRKWQRALLIVGPTPDDQAYAAALRRAAKRFGLKLVAEKAWSFDNDQRRSAQADMPLFTQTAEYDVVLVADERGDFGEYVPYQTWYPRPVAGTQGLTPVGWHKTVETYGAAQLQKRFEALAGRWMNDRDFASWIAVRSIASAVSKLRQVDPMAIRALEISDQLPLDGFKGRKLSYRPWNGQLRQPIPIVQPRALVSTSPQDGFLHPFNEMDSLGYDKPEVSCRFP; this is encoded by the coding sequence ATGCGCCAGCTTGCCCCTTACGCCTTGATCTACCTGCTGGCGATTGCCTGCGCCGCCGGGCTGGCGACCCAGAGCCAGGCGGCCGATGCGCCATTGCAGGTGCAAATCGGCTACCTGGGCTTTCGACCTGACCCCGGCCCGTTGCTGTCGAACGTGATTCCCGATCCGGTCGATGCAGGACTTCGCGGCGCCGAACTGGCGATCACCGACAGCAACAGCACCGGGCGTTTTCTCAACCAGAGTTACAGCCTTGTCAGCGTCAACGCCGACAGCGCGGACGCCCTGATCGCAGCGGCCAAGGCCCAGCATGCGCAAGGTCTGCGCCTGTTTGTGGTGAATGCACCGGTCGAGAGTCTGCGTAGGCTCAGCGCCGTGCTGCCCGACAGTCTGCTGTTTAACGCCGGCAGCCCGGATGACAGCCTGCGCACCACCGACTGCCTGCCGAACGTGCTGCACAGCCTGCCGAGCCGGGCGATGCTCGCCGATGCGCTGGCGCAATTTCTGGTGGTGCGCAAATGGCAGCGGGCGCTGCTGATCGTCGGCCCGACCCCGGACGATCAGGCCTACGCCGCCGCCCTGCGCCGCGCCGCCAAACGCTTCGGCTTGAAACTGGTGGCGGAAAAGGCCTGGAGCTTCGACAACGACCAACGTCGCAGCGCCCAGGCCGACATGCCGCTGTTCACCCAGACCGCCGAGTACGACGTGGTGCTGGTCGCGGACGAACGCGGCGACTTTGGCGAATACGTGCCTTACCAGACCTGGTACCCACGGCCGGTCGCCGGCACTCAGGGCCTGACCCCGGTGGGCTGGCACAAAACCGTGGAAACCTACGGCGCCGCGCAATTGCAGAAACGCTTCGAAGCGCTGGCCGGGCGCTGGATGAATGACCGCGATTTCGCGTCCTGGATCGCCGTGCGCAGCATCGCCAGTGCCGTGAGCAAATTGCGTCAGGTCGATCCGATGGCGATCCGTGCTCTGGAAATCAGCGATCAACTGCCGCTGGACGGTTTCAAGGGTCGCAAGCTCAGCTATCGGCCGTGGAACGGTCAGTTGCGTCAACCGATTCCCATCGTCCAGCCCCGGGCGCTGGTCAGCACGTCGCCGCAGGACGGTTTCCTGCACCCCTTCAACGAGATGGACAGCCTCGGCTACGACAAGCCCGAGGTCAGCTGCCGCTTTCCCTGA
- a CDS encoding response regulator transcription factor yields MNILLVDDHAVVRQGYASLLRALLPAMEVREAATGEEALTRVQEAVPNLVIMDFGLPGISGLETTRRLRQRLPQLRVLFFSMHDELPLVRQALDAGASGYLTKSSAPQVLIEAVQRILAGHAYIEQPLATQLACHPQQDASDPRLQSMTQRELEIFVMLAKGTPARLIAEQLSISSKTVSNHLTLLKSKLQVTSHAELVHLGIDMGVVRVAS; encoded by the coding sequence ATGAATATTCTGCTGGTCGATGACCATGCGGTGGTCCGTCAGGGCTATGCGAGTTTGTTGCGGGCATTGTTGCCGGCGATGGAGGTGCGTGAAGCGGCCACGGGGGAGGAGGCGCTGACGCGGGTTCAGGAAGCCGTGCCGAACCTGGTGATCATGGATTTCGGTTTGCCGGGGATCAGCGGGCTGGAAACCACCCGGCGTTTGCGTCAGCGACTTCCGCAACTGAGGGTACTGTTTTTCAGCATGCACGATGAGCTGCCGCTGGTGCGTCAGGCACTGGATGCCGGGGCTTCGGGCTACTTGACCAAAAGCTCGGCGCCGCAAGTGCTGATCGAGGCGGTGCAACGGATCCTCGCCGGCCACGCCTACATTGAACAGCCGCTGGCCACCCAACTGGCGTGCCACCCGCAACAGGACGCCAGCGACCCCCGGTTGCAGAGCATGACCCAGCGCGAACTGGAGATCTTCGTGATGCTTGCCAAAGGTACCCCGGCACGCTTGATTGCCGAGCAGTTGAGCATCAGCAGCAAAACCGTCTCCAACCACCTGACCTTGCTCAAGAGCAAATTGCAGGTCACGTCCCATGCCGAGCTGGTGCATTTGGGGATTGATATGGGGGTGGTGCGGGTCGCCAGCTGA